In the Dehalococcoidia bacterium genome, one interval contains:
- a CDS encoding sugar kinase, with translation MKMEKLDCTALGDAMVDVILPLSKDIDEITLDGVVNTKATLYAGGTANVAINISQLGGQAAFIGRVGDDPFGQLFHDTLEQTGVMKNVSLSQTHLTGLAFTLVRPDGERSFISDRGANAELRYSDVDQDVIRNSRFLYFSGYSFQDDITSKTIQRVIQEVSSGEVSLVFNPGAPNLAAKFREFYTEIIRRYVDILILNRAEAQSLIGSVVELEVAKFLQTLGLETIVLTRGQEGSSIITGKGVYTIEAHPTEVVDTTGAGDAYAAAFIHGLCRGWGEEKVGNYASNVAAKAVAVLGPRLQKP, from the coding sequence ATGAAAATGGAAAAGCTTGACTGCACCGCGCTCGGGGATGCGATGGTGGATGTCATCCTGCCACTATCGAAGGATATAGACGAGATCACTCTCGACGGTGTGGTGAACACCAAGGCCACACTGTATGCCGGAGGCACGGCAAATGTGGCCATAAATATCTCTCAACTCGGGGGCCAGGCAGCCTTCATCGGCCGGGTGGGAGACGACCCCTTTGGCCAGCTTTTCCATGATACGCTTGAGCAGACCGGGGTGATGAAGAACGTTTCCCTCAGCCAGACCCACTTAACGGGGCTGGCGTTCACCCTGGTGCGCCCCGATGGCGAGAGATCCTTCATCTCAGACCGCGGCGCCAATGCGGAACTGCGCTACAGCGACGTGGATCAAGACGTTATAAGAAACTCGCGTTTTCTCTACTTTTCAGGCTATTCCTTTCAAGACGATATCACCTCTAAGACTATTCAAAGGGTTATCCAAGAAGTTTCTAGCGGTGAAGTGAGCCTGGTTTTCAATCCAGGCGCACCTAACCTCGCAGCGAAGTTTAGGGAGTTCTATACCGAGATCATAAGACGATATGTAGATATCCTCATTCTCAACAGGGCAGAGGCGCAAAGCCTGATAGGTAGTGTCGTAGAGCTGGAGGTGGCCAAATTTCTTCAAACCCTGGGTCTTGAGACGATCGTCTTAACCAGGGGTCAGGAAGGAAGCAGCATCATAACCGGGAAAGGCGTGTACACTATCGAGGCTCATCCGACAGAGGTGGTAGATACTACGGGTGCTGGCGATGCCTATGCTGCAGCCTTTATCCATGGCCTTTGCCGGGGATGGGGAGAGGAGAAGGTGGGGAACTATGCCTCCAATGTCGCGGCGAAGGCAGTTGCAGTGTTAGGCCCGAGGCTGCAAAAACCCTAA